One Vallitalea pronyensis genomic region harbors:
- the proB gene encoding glutamate 5-kinase — MTIRENLINKKKIVIKIGSSSITHCETGEIDYGRLEKFIRELINLKNMGKEVVLVSSGAIAVGTKVMNLTKRPSLIEEKQAVAAIGQANLMMCYQKIFGEYNQKVAQILITKDLMDHPVRRQNAQNTINALLKMGVIPIVNENDTVATEEIVYGDNDTLSAIVGSLITADLLILLSDIDGLYSEDPRKNNKAMHIPEVEEITEEIEKMAGGVGSCVGTGGMATKICAAQIATDHGVDMIIANAGMHHVIGKIFEGKPIGTLFIAH; from the coding sequence ATGACAATTCGAGAAAATCTAATAAACAAGAAAAAAATAGTAATTAAAATAGGTTCCTCATCCATCACCCATTGTGAGACAGGTGAAATAGACTATGGACGTTTAGAAAAATTCATTCGAGAACTTATCAACTTAAAAAATATGGGGAAAGAAGTTGTTCTTGTCAGTTCTGGTGCTATTGCTGTTGGAACAAAAGTTATGAATTTAACGAAACGACCTTCTCTTATAGAAGAAAAACAGGCAGTTGCAGCTATTGGGCAAGCTAATCTTATGATGTGCTATCAGAAAATATTTGGTGAATACAATCAAAAAGTAGCTCAGATTCTCATCACAAAAGATTTAATGGATCACCCTGTACGCCGTCAGAATGCTCAAAACACTATCAATGCATTATTAAAGATGGGCGTTATTCCCATTGTTAATGAGAACGATACGGTCGCTACAGAAGAAATCGTATACGGGGATAACGATACTTTATCCGCTATTGTTGGATCGTTAATTACCGCCGACTTGCTGATACTACTATCTGATATTGATGGTTTATATAGTGAAGACCCTCGCAAGAATAATAAAGCCATGCATATACCAGAAGTAGAAGAAATAACAGAAGAAATTGAAAAAATGGCTGGTGGGGTTGGTTCCTGCGTGGGTACAGGTGGTATGGCTACCAAAATATGCGCGGCTCAAATTGCAACGGACCATGGGGTAGACATGATCATAGCCAATGCTGGTATGCATCATGTCATTGGTAAGATATTTGAAGGTAAGCCCATAGGAACGCTATTTATTGCCCATTAA
- a CDS encoding DUF896 domain-containing protein, producing the protein MEQKKLDRINALAKKAKIEGLTDEEKIEQSLLRDEYLSLVRKNFKHTMKTIKIKDQDGNIRPVVPKKKK; encoded by the coding sequence ATGGAACAGAAAAAATTAGATCGTATTAATGCTTTAGCTAAAAAAGCTAAAATAGAAGGGTTAACGGATGAAGAGAAAATAGAACAATCACTATTAAGAGATGAATACTTGTCCTTAGTACGTAAGAATTTTAAACATACCATGAAAACCATCAAGATCAAAGATCAAGATGGGAACATTCGACCTGTCGTACCTAAGAAAAAAAAATGA
- a CDS encoding 5-formyltetrahydrofolate cyclo-ligase — MKQIMRQTYLVRRKAMLPNEVKNKGHIIGHKLVHSSYYQQCTKLFCYVSHDHEVDTRGIIHQAWQDNKEVYVPKVMGKGQMLFYPITSMEDLTTGRYGILEPQPTIDHIPTRDSLLIMPGVVFDKNRNRIGYGGGFYDRYLAKLQEKPMLIALCYNNQLVDALKPDPYDIKPDYILTEVGWIK, encoded by the coding sequence ATGAAGCAGATCATGAGACAAACCTATTTAGTACGTCGAAAAGCCATGTTGCCTAATGAGGTAAAAAACAAAGGGCACATCATAGGTCATAAGCTTGTTCATAGCAGTTATTACCAACAATGCACGAAGCTGTTTTGCTATGTTAGTCATGACCACGAAGTGGATACACGAGGTATTATACACCAAGCTTGGCAAGATAATAAAGAAGTGTATGTGCCAAAAGTTATGGGTAAAGGCCAGATGCTTTTTTATCCCATTACGTCAATGGAGGATTTAACAACAGGTAGATATGGTATATTAGAGCCCCAACCAACCATTGATCATATACCAACAAGAGACTCTTTGCTTATTATGCCAGGTGTTGTGTTTGATAAAAACAGGAATCGTATAGGGTACGGAGGCGGTTTTTATGATCGCTATTTAGCTAAATTACAAGAAAAACCTATGTTAATTGCCCTATGCTATAATAACCAACTTGTAGACGCATTGAAGCCCGACCCTTATGATATCAAACCAGACTACATACTCACAGAAGTAGGCTGGATAAAGTGA